The Microbacter sp. GSS18 genome has a segment encoding these proteins:
- a CDS encoding alpha/beta hydrolase: protein MSPSPTAHAPQPALEVTSETPRKRRRRWPYIVGAIVLTPVLAGGVYYAAQLGTGGDYVDGDGDFTHVTAESSISHVVGHPAFDGFTDTMRLFSSSFLGTITAPMAIDSIRSDAQAYADGANFVIDEVNAGIEVYRPLYGEAAIDADPSKAAAGLFFFPGDPGAPVAVVMPGGAFLSLATTVEGFPYAEKLHEQGYNVVVLHYRVGVQDGDAEGDVAVRAERAQEDLLAAMTAIAENPEWGLSPEDHSVWGSSAGGTLALLWGTDSELGASANGFPQPSAIVTAYPAVLGWPGASESYPPLFVTAAEDDELLAISTTDQLVADVDSAGVPVEYDRVATGGHGYGVANGLEADGWVERAISFWKAQSAR from the coding sequence ATGAGCCCCTCCCCCACCGCGCACGCTCCGCAGCCCGCCCTCGAGGTCACCTCCGAGACACCCCGCAAGCGTCGCAGACGGTGGCCGTACATCGTCGGCGCGATCGTGCTGACCCCGGTTCTGGCGGGTGGTGTGTACTACGCCGCACAGCTCGGCACCGGCGGGGACTACGTCGACGGCGACGGCGATTTCACGCACGTGACGGCGGAGTCGTCGATCAGCCATGTCGTGGGGCATCCCGCGTTCGACGGCTTCACCGACACCATGAGGCTGTTCTCATCATCGTTCCTGGGGACGATCACCGCCCCCATGGCGATCGACAGCATCCGCTCCGATGCGCAGGCGTACGCGGACGGGGCGAACTTCGTCATCGACGAGGTCAACGCCGGCATCGAGGTCTATCGGCCGCTCTACGGCGAGGCGGCCATCGACGCCGATCCGTCGAAGGCCGCCGCCGGCCTCTTCTTCTTCCCCGGGGACCCGGGGGCGCCTGTCGCCGTGGTGATGCCCGGCGGCGCCTTCCTCAGCCTCGCGACCACCGTCGAGGGCTTCCCCTACGCCGAGAAGCTTCACGAACAGGGCTACAACGTCGTCGTCCTGCACTACCGTGTCGGCGTCCAGGACGGCGACGCCGAGGGCGATGTGGCGGTGCGCGCCGAACGCGCCCAGGAAGACCTGCTCGCGGCGATGACCGCGATCGCGGAGAACCCGGAATGGGGTCTGTCGCCGGAGGACCACTCGGTGTGGGGAAGCTCTGCGGGCGGGACCCTCGCCCTGCTGTGGGGCACCGACTCGGAGCTGGGCGCATCGGCCAACGGCTTCCCGCAGCCGTCAGCGATCGTGACGGCGTACCCCGCCGTCCTGGGCTGGCCCGGCGCGTCCGAGTCCTACCCGCCGCTGTTCGTCACCGCGGCCGAGGACGACGAGCTCCTCGCGATCTCGACGACGGACCAGCTCGTCGCCGATGTCGACAGCGCGGGGGTCCCGGTCGAGTACGACCGCGTCGCGACCGGCGGGCACGGCTACGGTGTGGCGAACGGTCTTGAAGCCGACGGCTGGGTCGAGCGCGCGATCTCGTTCTGGAAGGCTCAGTCCGCGCGGTGA
- a CDS encoding HupE/UreJ family protein, which yields MGRLRRLSLAASVAVTGAILTVLAAPAASAHSLESSTVYVVEQEDGLDATISIALETLDDTLGTDYATAVTLSDADTAALTAYIADHFAVLGADGQEWAETYSGADVEVVDGITSFTVDVALDADGADTTAFTIEYDAIIEADAGHEAVVVLKDLDGQISTAGVIDASNPTLQIGDTLQTGLWDMIGYGFEHVLAGADHLLFLLSLLLVAPLTAAARRWRPREDLRRSVRGVIGVVTAFTVGHSLTLIASALGWISLPTALIETLVAASVAVAAVHAVRPLVPRGELVIAGGFGLVHGLAFAGILGTLGLDGSLSVLTLLAFNLGVELAQLAAVALVFPALFVLSRTRWYTPVRVGISALAFTAAVLWILDRTGVLANPLAGLEDAAIAHTWILVVVFAALAAAAAIEGRVRGGRAARRSPA from the coding sequence ATGGGAAGACTCCGACGCCTCAGCCTGGCCGCATCCGTCGCCGTCACCGGCGCGATCCTCACGGTGCTTGCGGCGCCGGCCGCCTCCGCGCACAGCCTCGAAAGCAGCACCGTGTACGTCGTCGAACAGGAGGACGGACTCGACGCGACGATCTCGATCGCGCTCGAGACCCTGGACGACACCCTCGGCACGGACTACGCCACCGCGGTGACACTCTCCGACGCGGATACGGCTGCGCTCACGGCGTACATCGCCGACCACTTCGCGGTGCTCGGCGCCGACGGGCAGGAATGGGCGGAAACCTACTCCGGCGCGGACGTCGAGGTCGTCGATGGCATCACCTCGTTCACCGTCGACGTCGCCCTCGACGCCGACGGGGCCGACACCACCGCGTTCACGATCGAGTACGACGCGATCATCGAGGCCGATGCCGGCCACGAGGCGGTGGTCGTGCTGAAGGACCTCGACGGCCAGATCTCCACCGCGGGCGTGATCGACGCGTCCAACCCGACGCTGCAGATCGGCGACACCCTGCAGACGGGACTGTGGGACATGATCGGATACGGCTTCGAGCACGTGCTCGCCGGAGCCGACCACCTGCTGTTCCTGCTCAGTCTGCTGCTGGTCGCGCCCCTCACGGCGGCCGCCCGCCGATGGCGACCGCGCGAGGACCTCCGACGCTCCGTGCGCGGAGTCATCGGGGTCGTCACCGCGTTCACCGTCGGGCACTCGCTGACCCTCATCGCATCGGCGCTCGGATGGATATCGCTGCCGACCGCCCTGATCGAGACGCTCGTCGCCGCCTCCGTGGCCGTCGCGGCCGTCCACGCCGTCCGCCCCCTCGTCCCGCGCGGCGAGCTCGTGATCGCCGGCGGCTTCGGCCTCGTGCACGGGCTGGCCTTCGCCGGGATCCTCGGCACGCTCGGGCTCGACGGCTCGCTCTCGGTCCTCACCCTGCTCGCGTTCAACCTCGGCGTCGAGCTCGCCCAACTCGCCGCCGTCGCCCTCGTCTTCCCTGCGCTGTTCGTGCTGTCTCGCACCCGCTGGTACACACCCGTGCGCGTCGGGATCTCCGCACTGGCGTTCACCGCGGCCGTGCTGTGGATCCTCGACCGCACCGGGGTCCTCGCCAACCCGCTCGCCGGGCTCGAGGACGCCGCCATCGCCCACACGTGGATCCTGGTGGTCGTCTTCGCCGCCCTCGCCGCCGCCGCCGCGATCGAGGGCCGCGTGCGCGGGGGCCGAGCGGCGAGACGTTCGCCCGCCTGA
- a CDS encoding MFS transporter has translation MAKTRAAKSTDPDRLPAGKLLAWAGAGMSAAANFIVLGYLSIYATDTLGISAAMVGVMILVGSIASVVGGLVASWIVDRSPETKWGKARPYEFAVIGVWLATWMLFSTPAGLGDVGRVVWVFAMFLAINVLFDPLLRSNDTLYMARAFRNRRVYAKVYTRAGIFTTIMGIIMTVGLPVAISWAGKDPGQWSIVMGAVSIPLAILGMTRFLFVKEEFQTADTGAPPVKVRDLFATLAAGKWIWLIAGLFFLNSAINGANMISYYFRYVVGDLALQGVVAGAGVLILPLILFFPKLMKRFGISQIIIVGCSLGLVGTGFYYFANGSIPLLMVGGILGGLASLPLSYLGGVMILDVCAFNEWKGKRRLESTMGAVTGVIGRIGIGVAGLVVGLILTASGYDGTVDVQTDTANSAIVGLFAGVPAFVFLGIIILMFFYLHFDLKILPQVNADLDARRAQADADALTREEEDASVPLTATAAIPGEQASPPHDIS, from the coding sequence ATGGCGAAGACCCGAGCCGCCAAGAGCACGGATCCCGATCGGCTGCCAGCCGGGAAGCTGCTGGCCTGGGCGGGTGCGGGGATGTCCGCGGCCGCCAACTTCATCGTGCTCGGCTACCTCTCGATCTACGCGACCGACACCCTCGGCATCAGCGCCGCGATGGTCGGCGTCATGATCCTGGTCGGCAGCATCGCCAGTGTCGTCGGCGGCCTGGTCGCCTCGTGGATCGTGGACCGCAGCCCCGAGACCAAGTGGGGCAAGGCCCGCCCGTATGAATTCGCCGTCATCGGCGTGTGGCTGGCCACGTGGATGCTGTTCTCGACGCCCGCAGGGCTCGGCGATGTCGGTCGCGTGGTCTGGGTGTTCGCGATGTTCCTCGCGATCAACGTCCTGTTCGACCCGCTGCTCCGCTCGAACGACACCCTCTACATGGCGCGCGCATTCCGCAACCGCCGCGTGTACGCCAAGGTCTACACCCGCGCAGGCATCTTCACCACGATCATGGGCATCATCATGACCGTCGGACTGCCGGTGGCCATCTCCTGGGCCGGCAAGGACCCGGGGCAGTGGTCGATCGTGATGGGCGCCGTCTCGATCCCCCTCGCCATCCTCGGCATGACCCGATTCCTCTTCGTCAAGGAGGAGTTCCAGACGGCCGACACCGGCGCGCCGCCGGTGAAGGTGCGCGACCTGTTCGCGACGCTCGCCGCCGGCAAGTGGATCTGGCTCATCGCCGGCCTGTTCTTCCTCAACAGCGCGATCAACGGCGCGAACATGATCTCGTACTACTTCCGCTACGTCGTCGGCGACCTCGCCCTCCAGGGAGTCGTCGCGGGCGCCGGTGTTCTGATCCTCCCGCTGATCCTGTTCTTCCCGAAGCTGATGAAGCGCTTCGGCATCTCGCAGATCATCATCGTGGGCTGCTCACTCGGCCTCGTCGGAACCGGCTTCTACTACTTCGCCAATGGCAGCATCCCGCTGCTCATGGTCGGCGGCATCCTCGGCGGACTCGCCTCACTCCCCCTCTCCTACCTCGGCGGCGTCATGATCCTGGACGTCTGCGCGTTCAACGAGTGGAAGGGCAAGCGTCGCCTCGAGAGCACGATGGGCGCTGTCACCGGTGTCATCGGCCGCATCGGAATCGGTGTCGCCGGCCTGGTCGTCGGCCTGATCCTCACCGCCTCGGGCTACGACGGCACCGTCGACGTGCAGACCGACACCGCCAACAGCGCCATCGTCGGCCTCTTCGCAGGCGTCCCGGCCTTCGTGTTCCTCGGCATCATCATCCTGATGTTCTTCTACCTGCACTTCGACCTGAAGATCCTGCCGCAGGTGAACGCCGACCTCGACGCACGCCGGGCCCAGGCCGACGCAGACGCACTCACCCGCGAGGAGGAGGACGCGTCCGTGCCGCTGACGGCGACGGCGGCGATTCCGGGGGAGCAGGCATCGCCCCCGCACGACATCTCCTGA
- a CDS encoding APC family permease, with protein sequence MTQTKITLAGSVALGTGVMIGAGIFALVGQVAGLAGDWFPLAFLAGALVAGVSSYGYARYSSVNPSAGGIAMLLKDAYGPGLVAGSFSLFMYVSMVVAESLLARTFGTYLLRPFGLQDSLVLVPLLGIVAIAAAAVVNLVGNRLVERSALVTAVLKIVGIAVLAAAGLIGAAASGAGFFSRASDGGTDTLGAVAAVALCVLAYKGFTTITNQGEDLKDAERNIARSIVISIVICAVLYLLITLSVGASIGASGAVDARDYALAEAADPLFGAWGVRITVAVAVIATLSGLLASLFSVSRLYAMLQDMRQAPSLPARVPHQPLLITAAAAIVLTALFDLSRIAALGVFLNLTMDIAVQWGVLRRLRDKIDARRWLPIATILLDAVILAAFTISKVRTDLLTVAVAAAIAATIFVAQWAAVRHQRASKGG encoded by the coding sequence GTGACGCAGACGAAGATCACCCTGGCGGGGTCCGTCGCCCTGGGCACGGGCGTCATGATCGGCGCGGGCATCTTCGCGCTCGTCGGTCAGGTCGCGGGGCTCGCCGGCGACTGGTTCCCGCTGGCGTTCCTCGCCGGAGCCCTGGTCGCCGGCGTCAGCTCGTACGGGTACGCCCGCTATTCGAGCGTGAACCCTTCGGCGGGCGGCATCGCGATGCTGCTCAAGGACGCGTACGGTCCGGGATTGGTCGCAGGATCGTTCTCGCTCTTCATGTACGTGTCGATGGTCGTGGCCGAGAGTCTGCTCGCGCGCACGTTCGGCACCTACCTGCTTCGCCCTTTCGGGCTCCAGGACTCGCTCGTCCTGGTGCCGCTGCTCGGCATCGTGGCGATCGCGGCGGCAGCCGTCGTGAACCTCGTCGGGAACCGTCTGGTCGAGCGCTCCGCCCTCGTCACCGCCGTCCTGAAGATCGTCGGCATCGCTGTGCTCGCCGCCGCCGGCCTCATCGGCGCGGCGGCGAGCGGAGCCGGGTTCTTCTCGCGCGCCTCGGACGGCGGGACCGACACGCTCGGTGCCGTCGCGGCGGTCGCGCTGTGCGTCCTGGCGTACAAGGGCTTCACGACGATCACCAACCAGGGCGAGGACCTCAAGGACGCCGAGCGGAACATCGCGCGATCGATCGTGATCTCGATCGTGATCTGCGCCGTGCTGTATCTGCTGATCACCCTGTCGGTGGGCGCGAGCATCGGCGCGTCCGGCGCCGTCGACGCCCGCGACTACGCCCTCGCCGAAGCCGCGGATCCGCTGTTCGGCGCGTGGGGCGTCCGCATCACGGTGGCCGTGGCGGTGATCGCGACGCTGTCGGGTCTGCTCGCGAGCCTGTTCTCGGTCTCGCGCCTGTACGCGATGCTGCAGGACATGCGCCAGGCGCCGTCGCTCCCCGCGCGAGTTCCGCACCAGCCCCTGCTGATCACCGCGGCGGCCGCGATCGTCCTGACCGCACTTTTCGACCTCAGCCGCATCGCGGCGCTCGGTGTCTTCCTCAACCTCACCATGGACATCGCCGTGCAATGGGGCGTGCTCCGCCGACTCCGCGACAAGATCGACGCACGCCGCTGGCTGCCGATCGCGACGATCCTCCTCGACGCCGTCATCCTCGCCGCCTTCACGATCAGCAAGGTCCGGACCGACCTGCTCACCGTCGCCGTCGCGGCTGCCATCGCCGCGACCATCTTCGTCGCCCAGTGGGCGGCCGTCCGGCACCAGCGGGCCTCGAAGGGCGGCTGA
- a CDS encoding MarR family winged helix-turn-helix transcriptional regulator, with protein sequence MSDPEQEPQRHTGYLIRRAQQAHVATWTRMVSTEISSVQYSILVVLDRMGEASQRQLCDEVDLDRSTIADLVRRMERRGLVARRRDPLDARRNTVTLTDAGLAERRRLRPLVHAADRELTAALTSEERDAVREGLRTLLGRGNPSGNGTV encoded by the coding sequence GTGTCGGACCCCGAGCAGGAACCGCAGCGCCACACCGGCTACCTGATCCGGCGCGCGCAGCAGGCGCACGTCGCGACGTGGACGCGCATGGTGTCCACCGAGATCTCGAGCGTGCAGTACTCGATCCTCGTGGTGCTCGACCGCATGGGCGAGGCGAGCCAGCGGCAGCTGTGCGACGAGGTCGACCTCGACCGGTCGACGATCGCCGATCTCGTGCGGCGGATGGAGCGACGCGGCCTGGTCGCCCGCCGGCGCGACCCGCTCGATGCGCGCCGCAACACCGTCACGCTCACCGACGCCGGCCTCGCCGAGCGCCGCCGGCTGCGTCCGCTCGTCCACGCGGCCGACCGCGAGCTGACCGCCGCGCTGACGTCGGAGGAGCGGGATGCCGTGCGGGAGGGGCTGCGGACGCTTCTGGGCCGGGGGAACCCGAGCGGGAACGGGACCGTCTAG
- a CDS encoding Rho termination factor N-terminal domain-containing protein, with translation MPNRTTAPSVKDPELYETLRDEGASKEKAARIANAAAREGRSSVGRRGGRSAPYEEWTVEELRDRARELDLSGYSHARKAELIAMIRDR, from the coding sequence ATGCCGAACCGGACCACCGCACCCTCGGTGAAGGATCCCGAGCTCTACGAGACGCTCCGGGACGAAGGCGCGTCGAAGGAGAAGGCGGCGCGCATCGCGAACGCCGCGGCACGCGAGGGCCGCTCGTCGGTCGGCCGGCGAGGCGGCCGGTCCGCGCCGTACGAGGAGTGGACCGTCGAGGAGCTGCGCGACCGCGCCAGAGAACTCGATCTCTCCGGATACTCGCACGCCCGCAAGGCCGAGCTCATCGCCATGATCCGCGACCGCTGA